DNA from Actinoplanes sp. SE50/110:
ACTCGCCGGTGGAGAGCACGTGGGTCACGCCGTACGCCGCGGCGACCCGGGAGCGCAGCAGCGCGTCGCGCATCTCGTCGCCGTGCGGCATCAGCGGGACCGCGACCACGGTGGCCGGGGGCATCCGGTCGCGGGCCGCGAAGACCGCCCGGACCAGTGCCTCGGGCGGTAGGCCGTCCGGCCCGTGCCCGCTCACCGGAATCATGATCAGCAGGTGGGCCGCGAGGGTGCGGGCGGCGTGCGCGATCTGGGCGAGCTGCGGGCGGTGCAGCGGCCGGTCGGCGATCACGCCGAGCACCCGGCCCGGTGGCAGCAGCGCCTTGACCTCGGCCGGGGAGCGGCGCAGACGCTGGAACGGGCCGTGCCCGCCGTCGCCCATCCGCTGCACCGGGCCGCCCACGCCGTACCGGTTGTCGGCGATCCGCCAGACGTCGCGCGCCTCGATCGCGGCGATCGGCGCGCCCTCCAGGTCGGTCAGCACCACGGTGCGCCGTGCCGGGTCGGCCGGGTTCAGGCGCTCGGCGAGGTCGAGCGGGATCTCCAGGGTCACCGCGACCGGCCACGGGGTGCCGTCGGCCAGTCGCCCGGTGCGGGCCAGCGCGACCAGGTCGGCGCGGACCAGGAATCCGGTCAGCGGCGCGTACGCCCCGGAGAGCAGCAGTTCGAGATCGGCCAGCTCGTACGGGCGCGGCGCGAACGAGGGTGCGTCCCGGAGGACGTCTTCGGGCAGTACCGAGCCACTCACCGTTGTTATCCCCTTGCCGGCCGACTTGGGTGACAGTTTCGCAGCCCGATTCGAACCGGTCGAGGCGGGCTCACGATCTCGCTGTCCCGCCGCTATACCCGCTAACGGATGATTGCTGACTTTTTGGACTTTATCGGAGGATCCCCTAATATAGGGCGATTGTGAGACAGACCTTACGTTCTGCCGCGTTCGGCACCGCCTTCACGATGGCCGTGGCGGTCACTCTGGCCTGGGCCTGGACCGGCGGCGTGGAGCAACTCGGCCGGCTGCCCGCCGGCGACCCGGTGGTCTCCGCCGCACCGGCCGGCCCACACCCGGGCACGACGGCCGGCACCGCGGCCGACCCCGCGCCGCCCGGCTCCGCCCGGCTCCGCCAGGCCGTGCTCAGCGGCGCCGACAGCCCGCTGACCGGGAGCTTCCCGGCCCGGGCCGCCGTCCACCGGACCTGCACCACCGGCCGGCTGCTGGTGCCCACCTGCGGCATCCTGTGGGGGGTGGCGCCCGGTGCGCGCACCGACGACCACGGGGCCGAGGCGCTCGCCGAGTTCGAGCGCAAGACCGGGCGGCAGCAGGCCATCTTCCACGCCTACCACCACGGGATCCGGCAGCTGTTCCCGACGCCGCAGGAGATCGCGATCGCCCGGCAGCCCGGCAAGAAGCGGATCCTGCTGCTCAACTGGAAGCCGGAGAGCGCCTCCTGGGCGGCGATCGCGCGCGGCGACCGGCGTACCGACGCGTTCCTCGACCAGCTCGCGGTGCACCTGCACCGCGACTTCCGGGAGCCGTTCTTCTTCGCGATCCACCACGAGGCCGAGGACCAGGTCCGGGAACGTCCCGGGTCGGGGTACAC
Protein-coding regions in this window:
- a CDS encoding glycosyl hydrolase; this encodes MAVAVTLAWAWTGGVEQLGRLPAGDPVVSAAPAGPHPGTTAGTAADPAPPGSARLRQAVLSGADSPLTGSFPARAAVHRTCTTGRLLVPTCGILWGVAPGARTDDHGAEALAEFERKTGRQQAIFHAYHHGIRQLFPTPQEIAIARQPGKKRILLLNWKPESASWAAIARGDRRTDAFLDQLAVHLHRDFREPFFFAIHHEAEDQVRERPGSGYTAKDYAAMFRHVVRRLRAHGATNVVTVLVHMAYVPHTTKSWFTDMYPGDSVVDWIGFDTYSYSDPGYGHGDFAELLNRRSALKPRWPGFYNWVRAAHPRKPLMVAEWGVWFSKRHPGHMAAFYREVGQQIGHFPAIKAMVHFETPANQKGQDSSVDCTPAALREYRKLGRLPVFQVAVR